Below is a genomic region from Rhododendron vialii isolate Sample 1 chromosome 5a, ASM3025357v1.
TACGaaatcatttttgttcttttctgcTGAACTGCCgatagaagggaaaaaaacaacaacGGACAACTTATGCATCCATTTGCTTGCTTAATGAGAATATAAAAAGACTGTTTTTTTActaaataaaaaccaaaattatAAGAAATTAATATACTAACTATATGTAAGTATAGTACTCCTATTAGGTCAACTTCTTGATCTCTACCACCATTCATTACCTCCAAATTGTATTTGTAAAAGTTGCCATGAGTCAGTACGTAGTAGATTATTTCATTAACTTAGGACATGCGTGATTCCCGATTGGCTCCACATGGGGGATAAGCTAATTAGATGCTTGTTGCGTCAGGTGAATTATATTACCAGGGGCGGAAGTATTTTCCttcatcgttttttttttttaataactcagtTGTTCGGATCGATTAACGCACACATCGACGAATTATGGACTGTCCTTCATCGTTAATATCTCGGAAACCCACGTGTCCCTTCTAGCCCTATTCTTAATCTCACTTTTTTAATTGTTCTGCAAAATAATGGGACAATTAAACTTGCCTGCGATGTTTTGGTAACGGTAAAAGTCAAGTAACAAGTAATTCGATTAGAAAAACATTCACTTTCAGATAAAAATCCAACGCAATTCAACTGTCTTCTTCGCGGGGTTTTGAAGTACTGATAGTTGGCACCTATACCATTTAAGATGAAGTATTGTGACGTGTTTGGCTGCTTTATTAATTTTGCTTTCAAATCAATAATGTTGTCCGTCCGTTCAGTAGTACAAGATCTACCAAATTCTCGTTTATACTTGCTTACTATATATAAAGCAGGGACCTAACCTGATGAGTACGAAAGGCCTTGTTTGATCCAGTTCCATTCTGCTAAGGGTCCATGATGTTTAAAGAGCATGAACAAGACCTAATATAAAATAAGCTGAACCGGGCTTGAACTCAGATGGCTTGACACCATTAATCCTATTCCGAACTCGGTATGGAAACCCTGGATGGACAAGTAATTTCGTACACTTGCGCATATTCTTTAAAGGTCTTCTAGATTATTGTACAAATGAAAGGACATGTGACCGCCCACGACACAAAAAGAGAAAGCAAGTCGTTGTGCGAGATTACATTCTTTTTTGCTTCGTCACAGTTAGAGACTAAACTTGATTTTTCGAGGGGCTTTGGTCATTGAAAACACCAACTCAAAGTGTCTCCAAGGCCTACGTTGTTGGAAATTTGGTCTTCACTCTTCATTATGATGAAAGTGATGGCGTCGTCTCTTTAAACTTGGAACGGTAGAAGCATTCGAGTCACGTTAGGAGaacgctttcctaaagacagtatttgcccccaccaaaaagtgtgcaccgggttacagcaaATCCGCCTTCTAGATAAATCAAATCCGAACTCTGGTTCTTTCTATTTGCGTTTGCACAAATGAAGACAGACATAATATTTGCTAAGTAAATGTAAAAGAACCAAGAACTGATactctattttgaaaaataacagaATATCAAGTTGCCatttctaggaagagaatgTGTAGAGCGAAAGAGAGCAATTCAGTATGGAATTTTTCAGTCCATTGAATGACTTTACAAATGGTCTATTTATAGAATTATAAGCACTCTTGTATGAAAAGTTGTATCTCTAGTAAACAACCATAAAGAatggtcatgtcttttgaaGACACCAGTTAGGAAAGATCATGTCTTTCAAATACAGTTAATAGAAAGGAACGTGCCTATTAGTAGGCAccctttaaacaattaattaggAAGGGTCATGCCTCTTGGAGGCACCCTATAATTCACATCTTTTCCTAACAAACAATCACATCTTTCAAACGAATACACCCCAATTTAATGGgtgttagagcatccgcaatgggaataatcaaattcaataaccaaaatgtgtcacgtcagcatttgattatccatttagttcataatcaaacttaacaaattttacctccacattggttatttttgcatccctataaaaaaaacctccacaatacgcaatgtacctatgtccaattgcaaacgagttttaatcacatTCGACCAcatcaaattattcgtctcgatgagacgattctaatgtggggtgttttttagttttgactttggttattgggtttggttattgagttttggttattggtaaaagttgttaaatttggttatggaatggatggaatttgattatttgctaaaagacttgtaactttgcttattacaatgtgaggtgtttttttagcattgttgttaagtttgtttatccataccaatttgcttattacaatgtggatgctcttacaatCATTTACATAAAGTCACAACTCATGTGAAAAGTGTAGCAACCTTTCAGaaaattccaaactaaaatccaattttattttgaaaaactccaacaATCGTTTCTAAATTAATGAATTTCActtggaagaaacaaaaaggTGCACTCCCAAACGGGGCCTTTATCTTGGGCTGGACCTAGGCCCATGGACCTAGGAATCTTCTCTGCCCTAGAAATGGGTACAATTTACATTAACCAGATTCCACAATTTTGTTCAGAGATCCCTGATCCAATTCCATATCCAAACACGTGTCAAATTCATCCACCATTGGCCCCATCTCATGCAATATGACTCCACACCTTCGTTCTAGATAAGCTCTTTTGGCCATGGCAGAGCCACCCTTCTAAAACAACAGTAATAAGCAAAAAAACCTCTGCCATTCTCTCTCATGGCCCTTTCCACTGCCTTCATTACTGCTGCACTGACAACTCCTCCCACTAGGTCGCCGCTCTTCCACTACTCCTTCAGTTTGAAAAAGAGAGTCCGGTTCGAAAAAcgagaattttcaaaaaataaacattcaaaaaaattcaaactttataTCGCAAATTAGTCGATATCGATGAATTCTTTCAGCTTGTGAATaaagttttgaactttttgGCAAAAATGTAATTTTCTGGAAGTTTTGGCTTGGCGGACTGGACACTCTTTTTGAAATGGAGGTAAGTAGTATAGAACAACTACTGTACAACATGATTTTGGCAAGGCTCTCAATCTGATTCGTCTAAGTTCATGTTTTGGTTACAGGGGAATTCCCAGAAAAGCATCAGGAAAAATTGCGACATGTTTGGCGTCGAAAACTCGTTTAAATGCAACAAAAAAGGGTGGAAGGTCAAGTGTTTGTGAACCACTTCCTCCGGATAGGCCATTGTGGTTCCCTGGTACTTCACCCCCTGAGTGGCTTGATGGCAGGTAACAACTTGAACTGCTCTACTAAAGGTGTTCATGagccaattatttttttagattcttcACCCTTAGATTGATGATTTTGAGATTATAATAGAAATTTGTGAAAGTGATGATATATATACAAATAGTTTTTGCAGAAGAATACTGCGAATTTATAATGAGAATCCAGAAAGTTACTCCCGAGTTTATTTTTGGATATTATATTTCTCTGGTTCATTTCTCATAACGCTTTCTAATCCGGTCTCTGAAACCTAAAATGCAAATCAGCATAATGCTGAATGCGAAACCTCGGCTCCAAAAGAAGAATTTCATCTGGCCTTTTGTTCATTAGCCTATGCTAGGAACCAAATTCAAGGAAAAATACAGTACTGTATCAATATAATGGTACCTTAAATCAAATTGCATCTGGGATTAGTGATTTGAAGAGCATTCTGTTTCTCCAGACATCAAATTGAAGCCATTCCTTCAAAGAACAGATCattagaaagaaagagagagaatagggAAACATCACAAACCACAATTTGCATAGACCTAGTAATACAAAAAGAAGTGCATAGTTTATGTCATAGTACTTGTCACGCTTCTTCATTTCATGTtgaatgattttctttttccttcaatactatctattttccTCTATTCTGATTGCAGCCTTCCCGGAGACTTTGGCTTCGACCCACTTGGTTTAGGTACGCATGTATTCTAGTGTGGCATAGTGAGTTCAAAAACAGCTTCCCTTGGCAGATCGAACATGATTCTTTCCGGTTTCCTCAAAATGAGATGCACAAAAGTTTCAAGCAGTTAATGTTGTTAGGCATTGTTGTTGCAATCGTTGTGGTGTTGGGAGTTGATCTTTTCTTGACATCAATTTGATAGGGTCCGACCCAGATTCACTCAAATGGTTTGCACAAGCGGAGCTAATGCACAGCAGATGGGCAATGCTCGCCGTCGCAGGAATTCTCTTCCCAGAATGGCTAGAAACCTGGGGTAGAATCGAAAACTACTCTTGGTTCGACGCGGGTGCAATAGAATACTTCGCTGACCCAATCACCTTATTTGTGGTCCAAATGATTCTCATGGGTTGGGTTGAAGGACGGAGATGGGCCGATATGCTCAACCCGGGGTGCGTTGACATGGAGTTTGATTTACCCCATAAGACGAAACCGAAACCTGATGTGGGTTACCCAGGCGGGTTATGGTTCGATCCCCTAATGTGGGGGCGAGGGTCTCCACAGCCTGTGATGGTGTTGAGGACTAAAGAGATCAAGAATGGGCGGCTTGCTATGCTTGCTTTCGTTGGTTTTTGCTTCCAAGCTGTTTATACCGGACAAGGACCCCTTGAGAATTTGGCGGCTCACATTGCAGATCCCGGCCACTGCAACATCTTTTCGGTATGTCGTCTTACATCACAAACAAAATCTATTTAGCTATGACGCTAAATGAGGACACACGTTTCACCAACAAAACACAGTTTTGTAAAGCGGAATTCTAGGTCAAAATTGCTTGACTTGTTCTGCTTGGATTGATACGTACTGTGTGCATCAACTGCTGTCTGCTTTGTCTAATCCAAGTCGAACAAATCGATCAACTTTAGGTTGAATTTCGCTTGCAAGATCACAGTTGTTCAAATTCATTACTTAAAGCTCTACATTCACGAGTTGTTTTCATTACTTTAGAGGGCCATGTACAACTATGTAACTTATAACAATggttttcttcccttttcttgcAGGCTTTCACATCACAGTGTGTTGTGAACTAGAGCCAGAGGCCAGGATTCATGTAAAATTTTGATGTCTCTTTGTGTTGTTTGAGCAAAGCAAGTGTACAAACTacattttttgctattttacctaagagaaacataaaaaatagtCTACACCAAATGAGCTAAAAGATGAGCTAAAATGCATTTGTGAATAGttgttctctatttttaccTATGCATTATTCgtactcctttctttttttattatttatttctctctctcctccctcctttctcctctctttaaacaataaagataataaaaaaatgagtgaaaaatatatactccATTTTAATTGgagttaggtaaaatagataatattggtgtagtgttgaaaaagatatgagtaggtaaaatgaaaaaagtgcaCTGTTGATTagcatttttacattttcattggtgtacatgctctaagaaGCATGTAAAGTACTGAATTACAAATTTTGCCTTTAATTTCATTGAACTGTTGTGGGTTTTCATCTTGGCAGTGTTTGAGTCGTTCAGCACCCCTATTGAGCAAATATGTGCAGATTGGGAAAGTAGATCCCCTTGGATTGGGGTTGCAAACGAAAGTCGAACTTGAGAGTGTGTGAGCTCAActctgtaaaaataaaaattacttgtaCTAAAGCCTGACTCGGGTTGTTTGAGAAACTTGAGCTTGATCAAACTTATATAAAGGAGCCGAACTTATATTGAACTTGAACTCCAGTTCAAAAGCAAATAAGTTCATACCTCCACGCAAGGGTATAGTCACGTACACCAAGGTTATTTGTTGCGGAAAGTTTTTGACAGGGTGTGTACCAAAATAAAATGTACACCAATGTTATTAAGCAACCTAAAAAGTTAGCTTGAGCTCATTTGTTAAGCAATTAACTAAATTTTCAACAAGTCGAGCTCGAACTGTTCATGAGCATCTCGGTTGGTTTGCATGTGTAGCTTGGATTGAAAGAATAGTATCCGGGCGACTTGTTCATAACAGATCATTATTTCCTCCCAATTTCATAAGCTCAAAGCAATTTTACAACGAAGTGAACTGAGCTTTTCATCCCCACCATTTCTATGCTTTCTGTCGAACCAGCCACACCGAGAAACCCGGTTGTGACGATGACATGTTCAAACTCAAACCAATATTTTCAAcacattcctctctctctctctctctctctctctcctccccaccCCAAGATTCTGAATTCTATTCTTAGAATTTCACAATTCTAGTGGCCTGTTCCACCACCACTCCTTCCCCACCACTATGGCAACCTATCCCAACAATcccaaaaataaacaaaacaaaaccacacacTCCCCTCCCCAAAAAAGACTCAGAGACTTCCCCACATCTCTCCGGACAGCGCGGCACGCTTCCTCCCAGCCGGAGCTGTCCCATCACCTCCTCCGCCTCATCAACCATGTCCCCCGCTGCCACCGCTGTtcgtctcctcctcctcctccccctactcttatctctctctcctctttctcgctCCATACCCGAATCCGACGCCCTCATCAACCTCAAGAAATCCCTCTCAAACACCGGCGCCCTCAGCTCCTGGGTACCGAACACCTCCCCTTGCAACAGCAAAGACCCCTGGGCAGGCGTCATGTGCAACGACGGCGTCTTAACCGGCCTCCATCTCCCCCAAATGGGTCTCTCTGGCAATATAAACGTCGACGTTTTACTCGAAATCCCCACACTTCGAACCATCACCTTGGTTAACAACTCTTTCTCCGGCCCGATACCAGACTTCAGCCGCATCGGCGCTTTAAAGGCTCTTTACTTATCCTTCAACGACTTCTCCGGGGAAATCCCGTCGGACTTCTTCTCCAAAACGCTGTCGTTGAAGAAACTCTGGCTGTCGGGAAACAAATTTTCCGGGAAAATCCCTGACTCGTTGGGTCAAATCCCACATTTGATCGAACTGCGCCTGGAAAACAACGAATTCTCAGGGGCTATTCCGGAATTAGGACAAAAATCTTTAAGTTCCATCGACCTGTCGAATAACAAACTAGAAGGAGAGATTCCAGAGAGCATGTCGAGATTCAGTGCGCGCACGTTTGAGGGGAACCCGGGTCTGTGTGGGAACCCAATTGGAAAAGAATGCCTTCAGAGTGTTTCCAATGCATCACAAGAGCAAGTTTCCAAACCAGCAGATAAATCCGTCACGGGGTGGGTTGTGATTGGCGTATTTGTCACCTTGTTGGCAATTACGGTTGTAATGAGGTCAAGAAAAGGCAAGGAAGAAAAGTTCAACAAGCTGGGAAAGGAGAATCTTGATGAGGTGGTTGAGGTGCGGGTCCACAGTTCGAATCGACGGAGCGTGGACGTGAACCACAGCCAAAAAGGTGGGTCTACCCGGAGAGGGTCGTCCCAAAAGGGAATTGGGGATCTTGTGATGGTGAATGAGGAGATGGGTGTATTTGGGATGGCTGATTTAATGAAGGCCGCGGCGGAGGTGCTGGGGAGCGGAGGGTTGGGGTCTGCTTATAAGGCGGTGATGGCGAATGGGGTGGCGGTTGTGGTGAAGAGGGTGAGGGAGATGAATAAGATGAGTAAGGATTCGTTTGATTCAGAGATGAGGCGGCTGGGGAGATTGAGCCACCAGAATGTGTTGACACCTTTGGCCTACCATTATAGAAAAGATGAGAAGCTGTTGGTGTCTCAGCATGTTTCTAAAGGCAGCTTGTTGTACGTCTTGCATGGTATGAAACTAAAGCTCTTGTTCCCATGGTTTAATCCAAGATCTACATATCAAACATAGTAGTTTTCTTCATGAATCTTTTACAAACACGATACATGGGTCCCGCACACATGACAACCGTTCAGTGTGTGTGGGACTCACAGTTTGTATAAGTGTTTGTGGTGTTAGCATTTTGTTATGTTAATTCCATAAACACCGACAAGAAAAATGTCTTCAATATGGTGCGTAAGTGTTTAtcattttagaatttttgttatatttatcTTGTACTTACGGACACTTTCAAATATAAAACACTTTCTCAGAAAAACTATATGGAAATATGATTAGAATAGATATATTAACATCTTTAAAAAGGAGTTGAACTTTTGACCTTCTTTCTCGTGGCACCTAAGTAAACCGTTGATCCTGTTGGCCTCTTGGCCATTTCCTCAAGTACTTACCGTAGAAACTTTTCTTTGCTCCAGCGGATCGCGGGATTTCTCATGCTGAATTGAATTGGCCTATTCGTCTCAAGATCATAAAGGGTGTGGCCCGAGGTCTGGGTTTCCTCCACTCGGAATTTGCATCATATGAGCTGCCCCATGGGAATCTCAAATCCAGCAACATTCTTCTTGACTCGAGTTATGAGCCACTTCTCTCAGACTATGCCTTTTATCCACTAATCAACAACACTCAAGCTGGACAAGCTATGTTTGCCTTTAAATCCCCAGAAGCCATTCTGTACCAACAAGTCACT
It encodes:
- the LOC131326986 gene encoding photosystem I chlorophyll a/b-binding protein 6, chloroplastic; translation: MALSTAFITAALTTPPTRGIPRKASGKIATCLASKTRLNATKKGGRSSVCEPLPPDRPLWFPGTSPPEWLDGSLPGDFGFDPLGLGSDPDSLKWFAQAELMHSRWAMLAVAGILFPEWLETWGRIENYSWFDAGAIEYFADPITLFVVQMILMGWVEGRRWADMLNPGCVDMEFDLPHKTKPKPDVGYPGGLWFDPLMWGRGSPQPVMVLRTKEIKNGRLAMLAFVGFCFQAVYTGQGPLENLAAHIADPGHCNIFSAFTSQCVVN
- the LOC131326951 gene encoding pollen receptor-like kinase 3: MSPAATAVRLLLLLPLLLSLSPLSRSIPESDALINLKKSLSNTGALSSWVPNTSPCNSKDPWAGVMCNDGVLTGLHLPQMGLSGNINVDVLLEIPTLRTITLVNNSFSGPIPDFSRIGALKALYLSFNDFSGEIPSDFFSKTLSLKKLWLSGNKFSGKIPDSLGQIPHLIELRLENNEFSGAIPELGQKSLSSIDLSNNKLEGEIPESMSRFSARTFEGNPGLCGNPIGKECLQSVSNASQEQVSKPADKSVTGWVVIGVFVTLLAITVVMRSRKGKEEKFNKLGKENLDEVVEVRVHSSNRRSVDVNHSQKGGSTRRGSSQKGIGDLVMVNEEMGVFGMADLMKAAAEVLGSGGLGSAYKAVMANGVAVVVKRVREMNKMSKDSFDSEMRRLGRLSHQNVLTPLAYHYRKDEKLLVSQHVSKGSLLYVLHADRGISHAELNWPIRLKIIKGVARGLGFLHSEFASYELPHGNLKSSNILLDSSYEPLLSDYAFYPLINNTQAGQAMFAFKSPEAILYQQVTPKSDVFCLGVVILEILTGKFPSQYLSNQKGGTDIVQWARSAVSEKRERELIDPEIAGTTNSVADMERLLHIGADCTESNLDQRMDMNEAIRRIEEIQD